A window of the Lolium perenne isolate Kyuss_39 chromosome 7, Kyuss_2.0, whole genome shotgun sequence genome harbors these coding sequences:
- the LOC127316679 gene encoding uncharacterized protein: MEAGGGGEAEEEQVMSEVHLGCPPRFSGLYLSRFTFSSLPLEHCVGGSNGEQHSGGCEMAAATSSSCDLPDAVAVDDEGDLVLDRKRRRKRDRRRSDDHVLTLQHGITSSLQSVGLQVWKAAMLLTDFVLHKSFTSSEFDGVTAMEIGAGTGLVGLAQARVASKVFLTDRGTDILDNCLANVHLNSSTLKFDEAKVHIRELDWKMSWPPPVGTRNASDPSSIYLWAANEIEEAEKATLLLAADVIYSDGLTDLFFNTVRQLMSRGVKKVLYLTLEKRYNFSLDDLDVVANGYKHFRTFFTVQDGCGGVNNAASKPGLVGERIDLEKVPQYIREYDRGEDLEMWKLMYCCPD, from the exons ATGGAAGCCGGAGGCGGcggggaggcggaggaggagcagGTGATGAGCGAGGTGCACCTGGGCTGCCCGCCCCGCTTCTCCGGACTCTACCTCTCCCGCTTCACCTTCTCCTCCCTCCCGCTAG AACACTGTGTAGGAGGCAGCAACGGTGAGCAGCATAGTGGTGGGTGTGAGATGGCTGCGGCGACGAGCAGTTCTT GTGATTTGCCGGACGCTGTCGCAGTAGATGACGAGGGGGATCTCGTTCTCGAccggaaaagaagaagaaagcgAGATA GGAGGAGGAGCGACGATCATGTGCTCACCCTGCAGCACGGTATCACCTCTTCGCTCCAGAGCGTCGGGCTTCAG GTTTGGAAGGCGGCGATGCTGCTAACCGACTTTGTGCTGCATAAAAGCTTCAcgtcttctgaatttgatggtgtTACTGCCATGGAGATCGGTGCTGGAACAG GTTTGGTAGGGTTGGCGCAAGCTCGAGTTGCTAGTAAAGTTTTCCTTACAG ATAGAGGCACTGATATCCTCGATAATTGCTTGGCTAATGTCCATCTCAACTCTAGCACGCTAAAGTTTGATGAAGCTAAAGTCCATATACGGGAACTGGACTGGAAAATGTCGTGGCCTCCGCCTGTGGGTACACGTAATGCGTCTGACCCCAG TTCAATATACTTATGGGCTGCAAATGAAATCGAGGAGGCTGAGAAAGCCACCCTGCTACTTGCTGCAGATGTTATTTACAGTGACGGTCTCACCGATTTGTTCTTCAACACAGTGAGGCAGTTGATGTCGCGTGGTGTTAAGAAG GTGCTGTACTTGACCCTGGAGAAGAGATACAACTTCAGCCTGGATGACCTAGATGTGGTGGCCAACGGTTACAAACATTTTCGAACCTTCTTTACGGTTCAAGATG GATGTGGAGGCGTGAATAATGCTGCGTCCAAACCAGGTCTTGTGGGGGAGCGCATAGACCTTGAGAAGGTTCCTCAGTACATCAGAGAGTATGACAGAGGCGAGGATCTGGAGATGTGGAAGCTCATGTATTGCTGTCCAGATTAA